A part of Melittangium boletus DSM 14713 genomic DNA contains:
- the mdcC gene encoding malonate decarboxylase acyl carrier protein, which produces METLRFTYEGGRPAPGRAPEISGVLGSGNLEVLVEPAESSGTLHIEVTTAAVGFGRIWQAVLDDFFARWPLANVRISINDAGATPAVVSLRLDQALEAYTTGGTPS; this is translated from the coding sequence ATGGAAACCCTGCGATTCACCTATGAAGGCGGGCGCCCGGCTCCGGGCAGAGCCCCGGAGATCTCGGGCGTGCTCGGCTCGGGCAACCTGGAGGTCCTGGTCGAGCCCGCGGAGTCGAGCGGCACCCTCCACATCGAGGTCACCACCGCCGCCGTGGGCTTCGGCCGCATCTGGCAGGCGGTGCTGGATGACTTCTTCGCGCGCTGGCCCCTCGCCAACGTGCGCATCTCCATCAACGACGCGGGAGCGACGCCCGCGGTGGTCAGCCTGAGACTCGATCAGGCCCTCGAGGCGTACACGACGGGAGGCACCCCCTCATGA
- a CDS encoding biotin-independent malonate decarboxylase subunit beta, which produces MSRSYYEASARERVALLLDPGSFQELLPPSARMMSPHLKELDTPAAFDDGIVVGRGRMEGRAVLVAAQEGGFIGGAVGEVHGAKLKGLLERALDERPAGVLLLVESGGVRLHEANAGLIAVSEIMRAVLRVRGEGIPVLVLDGGKYGCFGGMGIVSRLCDAVIMSEEGRLALSGPEVIETTKGVEEFDARDRALVWRTMGGKHRYLLGEATSLVEDDVDAFRAEALALLGREPDLSLEAIEAEHAFLGERLRRFGDCPDALDIWASLGIERPEWLPVLDTPTFLATVRGKRA; this is translated from the coding sequence ATGAGCCGGAGCTACTACGAGGCGAGTGCGCGCGAGCGCGTGGCCCTGCTGTTGGATCCGGGGAGCTTCCAGGAGCTGCTGCCGCCCTCGGCGCGGATGATGAGCCCTCATCTGAAGGAGCTCGACACGCCCGCCGCCTTCGATGACGGGATCGTCGTGGGCCGGGGGCGCATGGAGGGCCGGGCCGTGCTGGTGGCCGCGCAGGAAGGCGGATTCATCGGCGGCGCGGTGGGCGAGGTGCACGGCGCCAAGTTGAAGGGCCTGCTGGAGCGCGCGCTCGACGAGCGTCCCGCGGGCGTGCTGCTGCTGGTGGAGTCCGGAGGCGTGCGCCTACACGAGGCCAACGCGGGCCTCATCGCCGTCTCGGAGATCATGCGCGCGGTGCTCCGGGTGCGCGGCGAGGGCATCCCGGTGCTCGTGCTGGATGGCGGCAAGTACGGCTGCTTTGGCGGCATGGGGATCGTCTCGCGGCTGTGCGACGCGGTCATCATGAGCGAGGAGGGACGGCTCGCGCTCTCCGGCCCCGAGGTCATCGAGACCACGAAGGGCGTGGAGGAGTTCGACGCCCGGGATCGCGCGCTGGTGTGGCGCACCATGGGAGGCAAGCACCGCTACCTGCTGGGCGAGGCCACCTCCCTGGTGGAGGACGACGTGGACGCCTTCCGGGCCGAGGCGCTGGCGCTGCTCGGCCGCGAGCCCGACCTGAGCCTGGAGGCCATCGAGGCGGAGCACGCGTTCCTCGGCGAGCGGCTGCGGCGCTTCGGGGATTGTCCCGACGCGCTCGACATCTGGGCGAGTCTGGGAATCGAGCGACCCGAGTGGCTGCCCGTGCTGGACACTCCCACCTTCCTGGCCACCGTGCGTGGCAAGAGGGCCTGA